From the Oleiphilus messinensis genome, one window contains:
- a CDS encoding M10 family metallopeptidase, protein MKAEVSYASWLPDQYYTGVISGSQWSPQPDGSPLTLTYSFPQLAEHFGPTSSQGYQNHTTRNEPYRDSFNPLHSDYQDLVRDILLSIEKFANIRFVEVAPDQSSDIRVASTGMSENYAGLSYTPTPIQPFNDALIKHPLSAYNTSGDVWMNSDWLSTNPYLDIVRYVLVHELGHSLGLEHSHEGGLPDSPYTNEVVPALYEYNRYTAMSYNAWPEFIDTGTLTHWSSASTFMPLDLDALQFLYGKAQDTKNDTYIINNSLTSPNNLGIGLLALSNNTDSFKHQYTNSYITIADSGGRNTIIINNSGDLDISLIPGSWSTTGGGYALDKLQDANVFLHEDTRVNEVITSSGNDRIQGNNYGNIITSGTGNDLIITGRGDDTVKAGSGDDTVRWSHGIDSINGDEGLDRLTIPKNLESFKVDITDGTFSIRDLDSGYITSMVGIERVEFNDNTIELENFEHNLISNNLSLFASPGDLQGSEIIPTNTALEDRTISSTEAQLYRLYLGTFQRKPDQEGFNWWLQKINNKEMELRDLSDVFLYSDELMHWADLDNSGLLGNAELVAFMRQNSLDLPFENSEIIWEKTILSESLWQTSLDSNEVTQIELYENILFSNEFALATAPIVSAWDFLS, encoded by the coding sequence TTGAAAGCTGAAGTAAGTTACGCGAGTTGGTTACCAGACCAGTACTACACAGGCGTTATCAGCGGAAGTCAGTGGTCTCCCCAGCCTGACGGGTCACCGTTGACGTTGACCTATTCCTTTCCGCAACTAGCAGAACATTTTGGTCCGACATCCAGCCAGGGATATCAAAACCATACGACAAGAAACGAGCCTTACCGGGATTCCTTCAACCCGCTCCATTCAGACTATCAAGACCTTGTTCGCGATATACTGCTGAGTATCGAAAAATTTGCCAATATCCGCTTTGTGGAAGTCGCCCCGGATCAATCAAGTGATATTCGTGTTGCAAGCACCGGCATGTCTGAAAATTATGCGGGTCTGAGCTATACACCCACTCCGATTCAACCATTCAATGACGCCTTAATCAAACATCCACTTTCCGCGTATAACACCAGCGGTGATGTCTGGATGAACTCTGACTGGTTAAGCACAAATCCATATCTGGATATTGTTCGCTATGTTCTGGTTCATGAGTTAGGGCATTCACTCGGCTTGGAACACAGCCACGAAGGTGGCTTGCCTGACTCCCCTTATACTAACGAAGTCGTTCCAGCGTTGTATGAATACAACCGATATACCGCAATGTCTTACAATGCCTGGCCGGAATTTATCGATACCGGGACTCTGACACACTGGTCAAGTGCCAGTACGTTTATGCCACTGGATCTTGACGCCTTACAATTCCTTTATGGAAAGGCTCAGGATACCAAAAACGATACCTACATTATAAATAACTCACTCACCTCTCCAAACAACCTTGGCATCGGCTTGCTTGCTCTGTCCAACAATACCGACAGCTTCAAGCATCAATATACCAATAGCTATATCACCATCGCAGATTCCGGTGGCAGGAATACAATCATTATCAATAATAGTGGCGACCTCGATATCAGCCTTATCCCGGGGAGCTGGTCAACAACCGGAGGGGGTTATGCTTTGGACAAGCTGCAGGACGCAAATGTTTTTCTGCACGAAGACACAAGAGTCAACGAAGTTATAACCAGCAGCGGTAATGACAGAATACAAGGAAACAATTACGGGAATATCATCACCAGTGGAACAGGCAATGATCTCATTATTACCGGGAGAGGTGACGACACCGTTAAAGCGGGATCGGGAGATGACACCGTTCGGTGGAGTCATGGAATTGACAGCATAAATGGTGACGAAGGCCTGGATCGATTGACTATTCCCAAAAACCTGGAGTCTTTCAAAGTCGATATAACTGATGGCACATTTTCTATTCGTGACCTGGATAGCGGTTATATAACTTCAATGGTGGGTATTGAACGCGTTGAGTTTAACGACAACACCATAGAATTAGAAAACTTTGAACACAATCTGATAAGCAATAACCTTTCTCTCTTTGCGTCACCCGGCGATCTACAAGGATCAGAAATAATCCCGACCAACACGGCACTGGAAGATCGAACCATTTCCTCGACAGAAGCCCAACTCTATCGTCTATACCTGGGCACGTTTCAGCGCAAGCCGGATCAGGAAGGCTTTAATTGGTGGTTACAAAAAATTAACAATAAAGAGATGGAATTAAGGGATTTGTCAGATGTTTTCCTATATTCTGATGAGCTTATGCATTGGGCAGACCTGGATAATTCCGGACTGTTGGGGAACGCTGAATTAGTTGCCTTCATGCGACAAAACTCACTGGATTTACCATTCGAAAATTCAGAAATAATCTGGGAGAAAACCATTTTGAGTGAGTCTCTCTGGCAAACCAGTCTCGACTCGAACGAAGTCACACAAATTGAACTTTATGAGAATATCCTATTCTCTAATGAATTTGCTTTAGCAACCGCTCCAATCGTTAGTGCGTGGGATTTCCTGTCTTGA
- a CDS encoding FAD:protein FMN transferase — MTLRNRLITSTFAFQLVILCTVQVWFTRPALAQWNEEEWTCMGTTCSVVLWTKNPETAVSALRAAQEIMTEYDNELSPYKDNSLLSRINKRAHLEPIKLDDRALRILKKAKHYYEITGGAFDVTFASAGHLYDYRKAIVPSDTDLEKALDKIGSKLIYLDYEHSEVSVLESGVKLDLGGIAKGAALDEVVKAWRKIGIEHGYVSAGGDTYFLGQHEGRPWWVGIQHPRNKGENALSVPIENSAVSTSGDYERFFEKSGERHHHIITPKTGRSAKGVASVTVLGKQGIDTDALSTAVFVLGVEEGLHLINRTDGFDVIIIDFEGKVYFSKGLKAPY, encoded by the coding sequence ATGACACTTAGAAACAGACTGATCACATCTACATTCGCCTTCCAATTGGTCATATTGTGCACCGTTCAAGTATGGTTCACTCGACCTGCATTGGCACAGTGGAATGAGGAAGAATGGACCTGCATGGGAACGACCTGTTCTGTGGTGCTTTGGACTAAAAACCCTGAAACAGCAGTAAGCGCTTTACGTGCAGCACAGGAAATAATGACTGAATATGATAATGAATTGAGCCCTTATAAAGACAATAGTTTATTAAGTCGTATCAATAAACGCGCACACCTTGAGCCGATAAAGCTGGATGATCGGGCACTTCGCATTTTAAAAAAAGCAAAACACTATTATGAAATCACAGGCGGGGCTTTTGATGTTACATTCGCATCCGCTGGACACTTGTATGACTATCGTAAAGCAATCGTTCCGTCGGACACGGACCTAGAAAAAGCTTTAGATAAAATTGGTAGTAAGTTGATATATTTAGATTATGAGCATAGCGAAGTTTCTGTTTTGGAATCAGGCGTAAAGCTGGATCTTGGCGGTATTGCTAAAGGTGCCGCCCTGGATGAAGTCGTCAAAGCCTGGCGTAAAATAGGTATTGAACATGGATATGTTAGTGCGGGCGGTGATACCTATTTTCTGGGTCAACATGAAGGGCGTCCCTGGTGGGTCGGTATTCAACACCCCAGAAACAAAGGGGAAAATGCGTTATCCGTACCCATCGAGAACAGTGCTGTTTCAACTTCGGGTGACTATGAGCGTTTTTTTGAAAAGTCGGGTGAGCGCCACCATCACATTATCACTCCAAAAACAGGCCGCTCAGCGAAAGGGGTAGCCAGTGTTACGGTATTGGGAAAACAAGGCATTGATACGGATGCGCTTTCAACTGCAGTATTTGTACTTGGCGTAGAAGAAGGGTTGCATCTGATCAACAGAACGGATGGTTTTGATGTAATTATTATTGATTTTGAAGGAAAGGTTTATTTCAGCAAGGGGCTCAAGGCCCCATACTGA
- the mqo gene encoding malate dehydrogenase (quinone): MIAITADVLLVGAGVMSTTLGMMLKQLDPTLKICMVERLDHVAHESTDGWNNAGTGHAAYCELNYTPETPDGSIDVSRALAINSSFEVTLQFWSYLVENGVLPEPSQFINRAPHKSFVWGEKDVEFLRKRYDAMVSQPSFADMEYSEDPEVLREWMPLVMQNRNPTERVAATKVEYGSDVDFGSLTRSMVKNLESHENFELLLQHSVVDLKQQRKGNWDVVVRNERSGRNFSINAGFVFLGAGGGALPLLQKSGIPESVGYGGFPVSGQWLVCTKQEIVEQHHAKVYGKAPLGAPPMSVPHLDTRIINGKPALLFGPYAGFTTKFLKKGSVFDLPTSVKSRNLKPIVNAGWGNMDLTRYLIKEVFQSHKSRVDALRNFFPEANEKDWELAAAGQRVQIIKECNELGGKLEFGTEVISSKDGTLSALLGASPGASTAVQTMINVIEDSFGARLSDASWLNKMKEMIPSYGQSLTDNPDLLKKVRTRSLTTLQLQA, from the coding sequence ATGATCGCGATAACCGCAGATGTTTTGCTCGTAGGGGCCGGTGTCATGAGCACGACCCTGGGAATGATGCTTAAGCAGCTCGATCCCACCTTGAAAATTTGCATGGTAGAAAGACTTGATCATGTCGCACACGAAAGTACTGACGGCTGGAACAACGCTGGCACAGGACACGCAGCTTATTGTGAATTGAACTACACACCGGAGACCCCGGACGGTAGTATCGATGTATCAAGAGCGTTGGCGATAAACTCATCATTTGAAGTTACCCTGCAATTCTGGTCATATCTGGTTGAAAACGGTGTATTACCCGAACCATCCCAATTTATAAACCGTGCCCCCCACAAAAGCTTTGTCTGGGGAGAGAAAGACGTAGAATTTCTCCGAAAGCGATATGATGCAATGGTTTCCCAGCCATCGTTTGCCGATATGGAGTATAGCGAAGATCCGGAAGTACTCCGAGAGTGGATGCCACTGGTGATGCAAAACCGAAATCCGACTGAACGAGTGGCTGCCACTAAGGTTGAATACGGATCTGACGTCGATTTTGGTTCGCTCACGCGAAGCATGGTAAAAAACCTCGAAAGCCATGAGAACTTTGAGCTTTTGTTGCAACACTCTGTAGTTGATTTAAAACAGCAAAGGAAGGGAAACTGGGATGTGGTCGTCAGAAATGAGCGATCGGGTCGTAATTTTTCCATTAACGCCGGATTTGTTTTCCTGGGTGCGGGAGGCGGGGCGCTTCCACTGCTGCAAAAGTCCGGCATTCCCGAGAGCGTTGGTTACGGTGGGTTTCCAGTCAGCGGACAATGGTTAGTCTGCACCAAGCAGGAAATCGTAGAACAACACCACGCAAAAGTTTACGGAAAGGCTCCTTTGGGTGCGCCCCCCATGTCTGTACCGCATCTGGATACCCGAATTATCAACGGTAAACCTGCCTTATTATTCGGCCCTTACGCTGGCTTCACGACAAAATTCCTGAAAAAAGGGTCTGTGTTTGATCTACCGACTTCAGTTAAATCTCGCAATCTAAAACCTATTGTGAATGCAGGCTGGGGGAATATGGATCTAACCCGGTATTTGATTAAAGAAGTTTTCCAATCCCATAAAAGCAGGGTTGATGCTCTTCGAAACTTTTTCCCTGAGGCCAACGAGAAGGACTGGGAGCTCGCGGCTGCAGGGCAGCGAGTTCAAATTATCAAAGAATGTAACGAGTTAGGTGGTAAACTTGAGTTTGGAACTGAAGTCATTTCATCTAAAGATGGAACACTTTCTGCCTTGCTTGGTGCGTCACCCGGCGCATCTACCGCGGTACAGACCATGATCAACGTCATCGAGGACAGCTTTGGAGCTCGACTTTCAGACGCCAGTTGGTTAAACAAAATGAAAGAGATGATTCCATCTTACGGACAATCCCTGACGGATAATCCTGACTTGTTAAAAAAAGTCAGAACCCGTTCGCTGACTACACTCCAGCTACAGGCGTAA
- a CDS encoding dehydrogenase: MKKIISISLGPSSQDYEFSTRFLDESFSVQRIGTDGDETAAWEHLQKLQSKCDVVGVGMVSDDYAVGDYRFEHPETKRLTNVVTRVPVTTGARIRRLLQCSAVRHVQKKLGNYFDNNKVLFLSGMENYEMAMVMSEYTPNLKFADPVIQTGVPKMLNSITALEMYALGKHSIDRLNPVSSITPDLPKIPKLVKHQIRAAMKDSHVIVGTCSEILKYGDKESLEGKTLITSSVMSSFLEEFKKANVNLVIDVTPDIFDQVIGVNVLEAMIIGATNIPAEELSMADMQEIIKELDIKPSLIHPTGEFRNIRRFAFVIHPLSAEYIRNVSPIPKKLAGPTVMKALEKTVAYSPPFVYSEVKGIKSPTGAEAEGWLITVGGTPKEMLAHSPEFTYKRLLAAAKMAEKMGAQIMGLGAFTKVVGDAGVTVAKRSSIPITTGNSYSASGALWAAADAMRRMNLVKPVKGKKLPAKTMVVGATGSIGSVSARLLAMAFEEVYLSGRNERKLNQLKESMLKDTPDAKIFVTTDSDAYLEEMDMIVTSTSGAGKKILDITKVKPGCVITDVARPLDLPPSEVAKRPDVLVIESGEIELPVEDKLHMRDIKLPQNVVFACMAETIVLALEGRFEVFTIGRNTEWEKVKEIYKLGLKHGMKLAAISGVNGVFTDEDIERVRKLAVEARKTWKTA, from the coding sequence ATGAAAAAAATTATCAGTATCAGTTTGGGGCCTTCCAGTCAGGATTATGAATTCTCAACACGCTTTCTGGATGAATCGTTTTCCGTGCAGCGTATCGGAACCGATGGCGATGAAACCGCTGCGTGGGAACACCTGCAAAAACTGCAAAGTAAATGCGATGTCGTTGGTGTTGGCATGGTCAGTGATGACTACGCTGTGGGCGACTACCGTTTTGAGCACCCGGAAACCAAACGTCTTACCAATGTCGTTACCCGTGTGCCGGTGACTACAGGCGCGAGAATTCGCCGTTTATTGCAGTGTTCTGCCGTGCGTCATGTACAAAAAAAATTGGGTAACTATTTCGACAATAACAAAGTCCTCTTCCTTTCAGGGATGGAGAACTATGAAATGGCGATGGTGATGTCGGAGTACACGCCTAACCTTAAATTTGCAGACCCGGTAATTCAAACCGGCGTACCCAAGATGCTAAACTCCATTACTGCACTGGAGATGTATGCACTGGGTAAACACAGTATTGACCGGTTGAACCCCGTAAGTTCAATCACACCGGACTTACCCAAAATTCCCAAATTGGTTAAACACCAAATCCGTGCAGCCATGAAAGACTCCCACGTGATTGTGGGAACCTGTTCAGAAATTCTGAAATACGGTGACAAAGAAAGTCTGGAAGGTAAAACACTGATTACATCCTCCGTGATGAGCTCATTCCTTGAAGAATTCAAAAAAGCGAATGTTAACTTAGTCATTGATGTAACACCTGATATCTTCGATCAGGTGATTGGTGTGAACGTGCTGGAAGCGATGATCATTGGCGCGACCAATATTCCAGCAGAAGAACTTTCCATGGCGGACATGCAGGAAATCATTAAGGAACTGGATATCAAGCCAAGCTTGATTCACCCAACAGGCGAGTTCCGCAACATTCGACGGTTTGCTTTCGTAATCCACCCGCTGTCTGCAGAATATATTCGTAACGTTTCGCCAATCCCGAAAAAACTGGCAGGCCCGACGGTAATGAAAGCGTTGGAAAAGACCGTCGCTTACAGCCCTCCATTCGTTTACTCAGAAGTTAAGGGTATTAAATCCCCAACGGGAGCAGAAGCGGAAGGCTGGTTAATTACAGTTGGTGGCACACCGAAAGAGATGCTGGCCCACAGCCCTGAGTTTACCTATAAAAGATTGCTTGCTGCAGCCAAAATGGCAGAAAAAATGGGGGCTCAAATAATGGGACTGGGCGCATTCACCAAAGTTGTGGGTGATGCGGGTGTCACCGTGGCAAAACGTTCCAGCATTCCAATCACAACGGGTAACAGCTACAGTGCCTCTGGAGCCTTGTGGGCAGCAGCAGATGCAATGCGTCGAATGAATCTGGTTAAACCGGTGAAAGGGAAAAAGCTCCCGGCGAAAACAATGGTTGTAGGTGCAACCGGGTCAATCGGATCGGTTTCCGCACGACTTTTGGCCATGGCATTTGAGGAAGTTTATCTTTCCGGACGAAATGAGCGAAAACTTAATCAGCTGAAAGAATCAATGCTGAAAGACACGCCCGATGCCAAGATTTTCGTCACCACAGATTCGGATGCCTACCTGGAAGAGATGGACATGATCGTCACTTCTACTTCCGGTGCCGGGAAAAAGATTCTGGATATCACCAAAGTCAAACCGGGCTGTGTAATCACCGATGTTGCCAGACCGCTTGACCTGCCCCCAAGTGAAGTGGCCAAACGCCCTGATGTACTGGTAATTGAATCCGGTGAAATCGAACTGCCGGTAGAAGATAAATTACATATGAGAGACATCAAACTGCCACAGAATGTTGTCTTTGCCTGTATGGCGGAAACTATCGTACTCGCACTTGAGGGACGGTTCGAAGTCTTTACCATTGGTCGTAATACTGAATGGGAAAAAGTGAAAGAAATTTATAAACTCGGCTTGAAACACGGTATGAAACTGGCCGCTATCTCTGGCGTGAATGGCGTGTTTACAGATGAAGATATCGAACGTGTGAGAAAGCTAGCGGTGGAAGCCCGAAAAACCTGGAAAACGGCTTAA
- a CDS encoding alpha/beta hydrolase: MHTTTKSKWTNWSLLTLASFTLLLSGCGMIPFRDHVDPIPLTMPTEATYFDVYIKSFDGTKLSATIYQPKLEPGETAPLIIQTHGFGGHRTFDPRSIYGLFIISGEAAIEAWKQGYWVISYDQRGFGYSDGSIHLMHPEKEVEDLSSVIDWAEDNMLRVTRDENDDMLIGTMGESYGAAVQILASMNDERIDAIVPVASWYDLEEAIAPNDHVKGAWGGTLVGLGTVLSFFDFGMALNREYLSLISGEMNPQVEADLAIRSPSHYCQQGKSVQADALFMQGFRDTLFPVNHGVSNWKCAAKNGNDSRLIALQDGHILPWPVQSWSGFPLFNTQPNIKCGDKQFSTIDMIVSWWDLKLKKKPMEQDIPKLCVTLSDDDGQELVQLTTGGTPQPIRKTEVKLMQSGWFELFMEPIDIMTSWVTPEDDLRPASQEETTGGGFRPAFIPVEKITEAKLLAGIPKLKANFTTTTDDQEGTAYLAVGVRRNGSQYVEILNDQFTPLPGDATYEMSLPAIIKQLEPGDVVGVVVQGFTMQYFLDPEGWFSYGEIDGTIELPYVKATEQLATAH, translated from the coding sequence ATGCACACAACAACAAAGTCAAAATGGACAAATTGGTCCTTACTCACGCTCGCATCTTTCACGCTGCTGCTTTCAGGCTGCGGCATGATTCCGTTCAGAGATCATGTGGACCCCATTCCATTGACCATGCCAACGGAAGCCACTTACTTTGATGTTTACATCAAAAGCTTCGATGGCACCAAGTTGTCGGCCACCATCTACCAACCCAAATTGGAACCCGGTGAAACCGCACCATTAATCATTCAGACTCACGGCTTTGGCGGTCACCGAACCTTTGATCCGCGCAGCATTTACGGCTTGTTTATTATTTCCGGTGAAGCGGCAATCGAAGCCTGGAAGCAAGGGTACTGGGTTATTTCCTATGATCAACGGGGCTTTGGCTACAGTGATGGCAGCATCCACTTGATGCACCCCGAGAAAGAGGTTGAAGATTTAAGCAGCGTAATTGACTGGGCAGAGGACAATATGCTGCGAGTGACCCGTGACGAAAACGACGACATGCTAATCGGCACAATGGGCGAAAGTTACGGCGCAGCGGTACAAATACTGGCAAGTATGAATGATGAACGCATTGATGCGATTGTACCGGTCGCCTCATGGTACGATCTTGAAGAAGCCATTGCACCAAACGATCATGTAAAAGGCGCATGGGGTGGCACCCTCGTCGGCCTTGGAACTGTATTGAGCTTTTTTGATTTTGGCATGGCCTTAAATCGCGAATACCTGTCATTGATCAGCGGTGAAATGAATCCGCAAGTCGAGGCAGACTTAGCCATTCGAAGTCCTTCACACTACTGCCAGCAGGGGAAAAGCGTTCAAGCCGATGCGCTCTTTATGCAGGGCTTCAGAGATACTCTGTTTCCGGTTAACCACGGTGTGAGCAACTGGAAGTGCGCAGCTAAAAACGGTAATGATTCCCGGCTGATTGCCCTTCAGGATGGTCACATTCTGCCATGGCCGGTACAAAGCTGGTCGGGCTTCCCGCTGTTTAATACCCAACCCAATATAAAATGCGGAGACAAGCAGTTTTCAACCATTGATATGATTGTCAGTTGGTGGGATCTCAAATTGAAAAAGAAGCCGATGGAACAGGATATTCCAAAACTCTGCGTAACGCTTTCTGACGACGACGGGCAGGAACTGGTTCAATTGACAACCGGTGGCACACCTCAACCCATTCGCAAAACCGAGGTCAAACTCATGCAGAGCGGCTGGTTTGAACTATTTATGGAACCCATCGATATTATGACCTCCTGGGTTACGCCTGAGGATGACCTGCGCCCCGCAAGTCAGGAAGAAACGACTGGTGGAGGCTTCAGACCGGCCTTTATCCCTGTAGAAAAGATCACGGAAGCCAAGCTTTTAGCAGGCATACCAAAACTGAAAGCAAATTTCACCACAACTACAGATGACCAGGAAGGGACTGCGTATTTAGCAGTCGGGGTTCGACGCAATGGATCACAATACGTGGAGATTCTGAATGATCAGTTTACACCATTACCTGGTGATGCGACGTACGAAATGAGCCTGCCAGCCATAATCAAACAGCTTGAACCCGGCGATGTGGTTGGCGTTGTGGTTCAAGGCTTTACGATGCAATACTTTCTGGATCCTGAAGGCTGGTTCAGTTATGGCGAGATTGATGGCACAATCGAGTTACCTTATGTCAAGGCGACCGAGCAGCTGGCAACAGCCCATTAA
- a CDS encoding substrate-binding periplasmic protein — translation MIRFSLIYLRVGTPRHSLAFKPVLKRFAAVLVSLGLCAGSVFAAHGEVPPEAGAERASDFMFFLEDEPVYTSLQSSSPGFMLSVVNEMLKRMKKSASRQFLPWNRAQLLTMTTPNAVIFPLTRSKEREDKYLWICKILDVPVTFVTKARTGRTVDSFEEARNIRGIGVIIGTPQEVKLREENIPYITFNGKSLYGALSDNRVLALYTAIPEAAVGWRKGDHPGKLIFGPPLQTLPLWIAANKSSVDIDIRAWQKTLDGMQSDGSFARIFERYFETPYAQGPVK, via the coding sequence ATGATCAGGTTCTCATTGATTTATCTCCGGGTAGGGACTCCCCGGCATTCACTCGCGTTTAAACCTGTTTTAAAGCGGTTTGCAGCGGTTCTGGTGTCACTGGGTCTATGTGCAGGTAGCGTTTTTGCAGCCCATGGGGAAGTGCCTCCCGAGGCAGGGGCCGAGCGCGCTTCTGATTTTATGTTTTTCCTTGAAGATGAGCCGGTTTATACCTCTTTACAATCCAGTTCCCCCGGGTTCATGCTGAGTGTCGTGAACGAAATGCTGAAACGGATGAAGAAATCTGCCAGCAGACAGTTTCTCCCCTGGAACCGGGCCCAATTACTTACGATGACCACGCCTAATGCGGTGATCTTTCCACTCACACGGAGTAAAGAGCGGGAAGACAAGTACTTGTGGATTTGCAAAATTCTGGACGTTCCGGTTACCTTTGTCACCAAAGCGCGAACCGGGCGCACTGTCGACAGTTTTGAAGAAGCGCGCAATATACGTGGAATTGGCGTAATCATCGGAACCCCTCAAGAAGTAAAGCTGCGTGAGGAGAATATTCCTTACATCACCTTTAACGGCAAAAGCCTGTATGGTGCGCTTTCGGATAACCGTGTTTTAGCACTCTATACGGCGATTCCCGAGGCCGCAGTTGGATGGCGCAAAGGAGACCACCCAGGGAAACTGATATTCGGCCCTCCCCTGCAAACTCTGCCGTTATGGATTGCAGCTAACAAAAGCTCTGTAGATATTGATATTCGTGCCTGGCAAAAAACGCTGGATGGCATGCAGTCAGATGGCTCCTTTGCTCGTATATTCGAGCGTTACTTCGAAACACCGTATGCCCAGGGCCCTGTGAAGTAA
- a CDS encoding DUF2059 domain-containing protein codes for MKKLVVVVIGVFLSFSAYSQDSKRESVEELLRVTNMESMIDGMYGQMNQVFQGMGAQLGVKPDEQPIFDAYMKKVFSAMTETMNWEKLKEPMIDIYLKHYTEKEVQDMLTFYHSETGRSMVEKMPVVMADSMKISQGMMTSFLPKVQSMAHELRTELENHRNKK; via the coding sequence ATGAAGAAATTGGTAGTTGTAGTAATTGGGGTTTTCTTGTCGTTCAGTGCGTATTCGCAAGATAGCAAACGGGAAAGCGTAGAAGAACTCCTTCGCGTTACAAATATGGAATCCATGATTGATGGTATGTATGGTCAGATGAACCAAGTTTTCCAAGGTATGGGCGCGCAATTGGGTGTCAAGCCCGACGAGCAGCCCATATTTGATGCTTACATGAAAAAGGTATTTTCTGCTATGACAGAAACAATGAATTGGGAAAAACTGAAAGAACCCATGATTGATATCTATTTAAAGCATTACACTGAAAAAGAAGTTCAAGATATGCTGACGTTTTACCATTCTGAAACGGGTCGTTCCATGGTTGAAAAAATGCCGGTGGTTATGGCTGACTCTATGAAAATCTCACAAGGAATGATGACGTCATTCTTGCCCAAAGTTCAGAGCATGGCGCATGAGCTAAGAACCGAATTGGAAAATCATAGAAACAAGAAGTAA
- a CDS encoding luciferase domain-containing protein: MSLKREVRAMPSLKEKLIAEVEKIPGLRNMASPVAGGSALHYHDKEFAHFHNDNELDLRLTKKLIQQENLIHPPDSFVHPKRSPNSPWIELRFNTDAEMNEVVRLVKLGVTAI, encoded by the coding sequence ATGAGTCTTAAAAGAGAAGTTAGAGCGATGCCTTCACTAAAGGAAAAATTGATTGCAGAAGTCGAAAAAATACCAGGGCTTCGCAATATGGCCTCCCCCGTTGCAGGTGGCTCTGCCCTTCACTATCACGACAAAGAATTTGCGCATTTCCATAATGATAACGAACTTGATTTGAGACTAACTAAAAAGCTCATCCAGCAGGAGAATCTGATTCACCCGCCGGATTCGTTTGTGCACCCCAAAAGATCGCCTAATTCTCCTTGGATCGAACTCAGATTCAATACAGATGCAGAGATGAATGAAGTCGTCAGATTAGTAAAACTGGGCGTGACAGCAATATGA